A single genomic interval of Eptesicus fuscus isolate TK198812 chromosome 10, DD_ASM_mEF_20220401, whole genome shotgun sequence harbors:
- the LOC103295546 gene encoding trem-like transcript 4 protein, translated as MAWGAPCLLLPPVLLVFLASGSQGQQVVSEELHDVVGQTLSVRCQYSPEGGSYRQKTWCRQTSPNLCTRLVTSSAPRTVTQNSRYAIWDVPDAGFFNISMAQLTENDSGPYWCGPYNSSRNTITILRNISLLVSPALTPSPMWTTTWPLGSTVRITSPEGTSGPPSLNGSELR; from the exons ATGGCCTGGGGAGCCCCATGCCTCCTTCTGCCACCTGTCCTGCTGGTGTTCCTGGCCTCAG GTTCCCAGGGACAGCAAGTTGTGTCTGAGGAGCTCCATGACGTGGTGGGGCAGACACTCTCCGTGCGATGCCAGTACTCTCCTGAGGGAGGATCCTACAGGCAGAAAACCTGGTGTCGGCAGACATCTCCAAATCTCTGTACCAGGTTAGTCACCAGCTCTGCGCCCCGAACAGTAACTCAGAATTCTCGATATGCGATCTGGGACGTGCCAGATGCTGGTTTCTTCAACATCAGCATGGCTCAGCTGACTGAGAACGACTCTGGGCCCTACTGGTGTGGACCCTACAACTCTTCCAGAAACACCATCACTATTCTCAGAAACATCAGCCTGCTGGTGTCTCCAG ccCTGACCCCTTCTCCTATGTGGACCACCACCTGGCCCTTGGGAAGTACAG TTCGGATCACTTCTCCAGAGGGGACCTCTGGTCCACCTTCCCTCAATGGATCTGAACTCAGGTAG